In Nerophis lumbriciformis linkage group LG04, RoL_Nlum_v2.1, whole genome shotgun sequence, a single window of DNA contains:
- the LOC133597085 gene encoding zinc finger protein 516-like isoform X2: MNPSVEVMDIQTRSQKEKLTPIRANSKNDLESEDDKIPGSYDCNICGRSFPFMSSLSQHMRRHTGARPYKCPYCDHRASQKGNLKVHIRSHKLGTLSSHHSNDDQEGGAEEEELSVSEGFDGGTSPTKSTSACNRMMSGDGAEDSRRKVPVRSLKREKSVSDQQPYCCRLCGYEAQREDQLLSHIEKVHITVDTDEQTSVKEEAVVEPEVLLPQCDGTFPCETCGQVFTQAWFLKSHMKKHAGILDHCCRICGRRFREAWFLKSHMKTHNTRSRSRAKSDSTEHPATINDVAQDPEIVSCVASVYQMCSKCGNLFDSRESLRVHDKVHSLSYGKKLQGRSRPSDDEDAPAAKICLLDYLCLQPFRDNAEDDVSNRILGQRIPELDPVCSHQAWQLATKGKVVEPVECNKTSSDGGSIGEEDLTAAAVVYEKERSSYVLQGQERRSSVRRSSSVLGNHVSSGDQTPESLSDSEYRPSSRQERRRPSQAQGPAKSNECFECGKKFRSRHKMIVHQRVHRKDGVRTSIENNVRTENKDQWGSTSDQESGSPSRPFTPGYGDSPPASTLRDHASEMGTANSGELADGNPYVCSLCDFVTTESETYLAHVRVQHPASSEEKTSPIPRVAPNGYPKLKKALLQGLTIAESPPAHPSTCSSPLDPVDLCVRAGGHRGRTPANLDRKILPNHKCSFCSHSTLYPEVLWMHQTIAHRMTSSSSNLAPKWALKNSNKAPKNRLLSSVRRTGPPPVMEGKECPPLPALARVQRTRPPMQISEVRKKQKTSSHSGTTQPSSSTPSPLPSRASTSASRSQAGKVPQNQPPRIRHKVTISSGGSSQSSFISAEKSPSTISRPPAPYPDSSTASRRADHYAMPQEGLGFMLSNKYNGQAEYNRAGGSSHRPLANYHNEQRANASRPSTITHSSTMGHNYGASQAHGSMLQTYLGSSSFPSKPNENVKQEPLTEIQEIPNDILSFLKNYSPHDLAALYHRWGATNALLDPTGMLRSLMQQGQHFCHECGKSFSQPSHLRTHMRSHTVGFDFNGLHRGTDAHTTASEAPKQGRGLSAASSAHTEHLRKGT; this comes from the exons ATGAATCCTAGTGTGGAGGTGATGGACATCCAAACAAGAAGTCAAAAGGAAAAATTGACTCCAATCAGAGCCAATTCCAAAAATGACCTGGAGAGTGAGGATGACAAAATCCCAGGGTCCTATGACTGCAACATTTGTGGACGCAGTTTCCCTTTCATGAGCTCTCTGTCACAGCATATGAGACGCCATACTGGTGCACGCCCTTATAAATGCCCCTACTGTGACCACAGGGCCTCTCAGAAGGGAAACCTTAAAGTTCACATACGCAGCCACAAACTGGGCACGCTATCTAGCCACCACTCCAATGATGACCAAGAGGGAGGAGCAGAGGAAGAAGAGTTGAGTGTTTCAGAGGGTTTTGATGGAGGCACAAGTCCAACCAAAAGCACCTCTGCTTGTAACCGTATGATGAGTGGAGATGGTGCTGAAGATAGTCGGAGGAAAGTGCCTGTGAGGAGCTTGAAAAGAGAGAAATCTGTAAGTGACCAGCAGCCTTACTGCTGTCGTCTTTGTGGCTATGAGGCCCAGCGGGAGGACCAGCTCCTGAGTCACATTGAAAAGGTCCACATTACTGTCGACACAGATGAGCAGACAAGTGTTAAGGAAGAAGCCGTGGTTGAACCCGAAGTTCTCCTGCCTCAGTGCGATGGGACCTTTCCTTGTGAAACTTGTGGCCAGGTCTTCACTCAGGCCTGGTTCTTAAAGTCACATATGAAGAAACATGCAGGAATCTTGGACCATTGCTGTCGCATATGTGGGAGACGATTTCGCGAAGCTTGGTTTCTCAAGtcccacatgaaaacacacaacaCAAGATCACGATCACGAGCAAAATCAGATTCTACTGAGCATCCAGCCACCATCAACGATGTAGCCCAAGATCCTGAAATTGTCAGCTGTGTTGCATCTGTCTATCAAATGTGCTCGAAATGTGGGAACTTGTTTGATAGCCGAGAGAGCTTGAGAGTCCATGATAAAGTCCACAGTCTCAGCTATGGAAAGAAATTGCAGGGCCGATCACGACCCAGCGATGATGAGGACGCCCCAGCAGCGAAAATATGTTTACTTGACTACTTATGCCTTCAGCCGTTTAGAGACAATGCTGAGGATGATGTCAGTAATAGGATACTGGGTCAGCGAATCCCTGAGCTTGATCCAGTTTGCAGCCACCAAGCATGGCAATTAGCTACTAAAGGAAAGGTTGTGGAACCAGTAGAGTGCAACAAGACTTCCAGTGATGGAGGAAGTATTGGAGAAGAAGACCTTACTGCAGCTGCTGTAGTGTATGAGAAGGAAAGAAGCAGTTATGTCCTTCAAGGTCAGGAAAGACGCAGCTCAGTTCGCCGCAGCAGCTCTGTTTTGGGAAACCATGTTTCATCTGGAGATCAGACACCAGAGAGCCTCAGTGATTCTGAGTACCGACCTTCATCTCGCCAGGAACGGAGACGACCATCACAGGCTCAAGGTCCCGCCAAATCCAATGAGTGCTTCGAATGTGGTAAGAAGTTTCGCAGTCGCCACAAGATGATTGTCCACCAGCGCGTCCATAGAAAGGATGGAGTCAGGACGTCCATCGAAAACAATGTGAGAACTGAGAATAAAGACCAATGGGGCTCAACCAGTGACCAAGAGTCAGGCTCCCCAAGCCGACCTTTCACCCCGGGGTATGGAGACTCTCCACCAGCCTCCACTCTCAGAGACCATGCATCCGAAATGGGAACCGCTAACTCAGGGGAACTTGCAG ATGGAAACCCTTACGTCTGTAGCCTGTGTGACTTTGTTACCACCGAGTCAGAAACGTACCTGGCTCATGTGCGTGTCCAACATCCAGCGTCCTCCGAAGAGAAAACCAGCCCCATTCCCAGAGTCGCCCCTAATGGTTATCCCAAGTTGAAGAAAGCCCTCCTGCAGGGGCTGACAATAGCAGAATCCCCACCAGCTCACCCTTCAACTTGCTCCTCTCCACTGGATCCTGTGGATCTCTGTGTCAGAGCTGGGGGTCACAGGGGCAGAACCCCCGCAAACCTCGACAGGAAAATCCTCCCAAACCACAAGTGTTCCTTCTGCTCCCATTCAACTCTCTATCCCGAGGTTCTGTGGATGCACCAGACTATTGCTCACCGCATGACCAGTAGTAGTTCCAATCTGGCACCGAAATGGGCTCTGAAAAACAGCAACAAGGCGCCCAAAAACCGCTTGTTATCCTCTGTAAGGCGTACTGGTCCCCCACCGGTCATGGAGGGTAAGGAATGTCCACCACTGCCGGCGCTAGCGCGTGTCCAACGCACACGGCCCCCAATGCAGATAAGCGAGgtacgaaaaaaacaaaaaacaagttctcattcAGGTACAACACAACCATCATCCTCTACCCCCTCGCCTTTGCCGTCGAGAGCCTCCACATCCGCCTCAAGATCTCAAGCTGGGAAAGTCCCTCAGAATCAACCTCCTCGCATCAGACACAAAGTGACTATATCCTCGGGAGGAAGCTCACAATCATCCTTCATCTCTGCAGAGAAGAGCCCCAGCACCATTTCACGACCACCAGCCCCATACCCCGATTCTTCCACAGCTTCCAGGAGGGCAGACCATTACGCGATGCCACAGGAGGGACTGGGCTTCATGCTTTCGAACAAGTATAATGGTCAAGCAGAGTACAACCGAGCTGGAGGCTCCTCTCATCGGCCGCTCGCGAACTACCACAACGAGCAGCGTGCTAATGCTTCAAGGCCTAGTACCATCACTCATAGCTCCACGATGGGACACAACTATGGAGCCTCACAGGCACATGGCAGCATGCTGCAGACTTATTTAGGTTCATCCTCCTTTCCCTCAAAACCTAATGAAAATGTGAAGCAGGAGCCATTgacagagattcaagaaataccaaacgacatcctcagcttccTCAAAAACTACAGCCCCCATGATCTCGCTGCGCTTTACCACCGCTGGGGGGCCACTAATGCACTTTTGGATCCTACTG